The following are encoded together in the Euwallacea fornicatus isolate EFF26 chromosome 11, ASM4011564v1, whole genome shotgun sequence genome:
- the LOC136341754 gene encoding uncharacterized protein isoform X1 gives MSVIPRVIPLVVLWWYCVVESEGHVALVFPPARKYDLDFLDSSRTKAPCGMPKGNVKTSLLSGSKFNVSWHLGYPHKGGFKIQLLDELERPVLDLTPQVEGSEFVSDDATAQTYQVQLPSDFTCLNCTLRLLRQALEWGSSYRFWSCADVNIKARKEFRESCSNHGRYLLGKCKCDRLYYGSVCQFRDECLENSDCGAQGVCVDIEASTAPQRQCYCQLGWFGPGCNKRSPVKSAEIDFDLYNERKLSDTFKLYWRILKDQRELEAVMVVNGTSYAALGWRPLGLTKSCKNFPQIGPVEKVENASEPKSKGEPEPRSEPEPEPGTESEPMTTEKLRKSTYSRRSAAVSTPAAFPDADKVETSISFQVSKKSSKSKRDVKQQEEIAETEEPEGAEVEPTFEPERVSEPEPTSLSETESTSESNSEPLPNSEPISEATSQTPDEESELTTIIHSFRHGKLGQPDPNKERFSESQPAPEPSSEPSPEPTSEPAPEPNTEPSPEPNFELEPTSEPETEPKSEPEPNSEPEPSVKTHASLEAAPISKGNNEGGENLNPYTPRHDFNPMDCTDIVIGSARGTASRIGDYYTRDRSTPHMDIYWGGKNDLTAALGFEKDGITTILFRKKLDAKESSDHAIEEGLMHVIFAQGQENGKYVHVPKSGVETSKVSIKDFYKPDELKYHGHASQRGVLTLNFFESKNEVKPAGAGATNRSAQNTDCGGEWKVPKDCDPTNYTCEYSAKWELVPRKDEIRFTITTSHTDTWTGIGFSNDERMSQTDAILGWVDKTGRPFLMDTWITGYTQPFLDASQNIYNTSGGSIYFEMLYLIGDNHVRHTSHIIAAKRFFYFELVLGRIINGVTTLSFSRKRMTNDPKDLAFTDEQCLFMMFPVRGGAFNSVNKKIRKHEAVPVVSAERICIRSCGNDEVYDYQTTTEVPGLSYTVEVKLIELGENFVAPKPGSVQYHDLSNSISNNIGPVFKGLAGFRRVLVDDLRAEDNNIVAVMNLQLDKVAAEKGRSLNDLEDTDEQVHKTIQESVGSGRIGNLKVDPRYLVFEPQSLTTNLIANSDSSTASSGFFDMPSTKLYIVLSCIGALVLVALVQAACTVYRASGRRNSHRHKDHLIPNSAWKDYSANTNYAFDSFEREDVSKKTHQNGKATPRPRSNPPRPQGRPPSIPPQVPPGDSRSLQRPRSAIVSPNDRSTFSLPRTQYDRHTVGAAKGGQMPADFYFMPSQRKYSGEVVRVYVDYNGQKREY, from the exons gCAACGTAAAGACCTCCCTTTTATCTGGCAGCAAATTCAATGTGTCCTGGCACTTGGGTTACCCCCATAAG GGGGGCTTCAAGATTCAGCTGCTTGATGAGTTAGAGAGACCGGTCCTGGATCTTACGCCTCAAGTGGAGGGCTCTGAGTTCGTCTCTGATGATGCCac AGCTCAAACGTATCAAGTCCAGCTGCCCAGTGATTTTACCTGCCTCAACTGTACCCTCAGATTGCTCAGGCAGGCTTTAGAGTGGGGATCGAGCTACCGGTTTTGGTCTTGCGCAGATGTCAACATAAAAGCCC GTAAAGAATTCCGCGAATCCTGCAGCAACCACGGCCGTTATCTACTGGGTAAATGTAAATGCGACCGTCTTTATTACGGCTCCGTCTGTCAATTTCGCGACGAATGCCTAGAAAACAGCGATTGCGGCGCACAGGGCGTCTGCGTAGACATCGAAGCCAGCACGGCACCCCAGCGACAGTGCTACTGTCAACTAGGGTGGTTCGGTCCTGGCTGTAACAAGCGTTCCCCGGTTAAATCCGCCGAAATCGACTTCGATCTATACAACGAGCGCAAGCTCTCAGACACGTTCAAGCTTTACTGGAGAATTTTGAAAGATCAGCGCGAATTGGAAGCCGTTATGGTCGTGAATGGGACGAGCTATGCAGCCTTAGGATGGAGGCCCTTGGGACTGACCAAAAGttgcaaaaattttcctcAGATTGGTCCAGTTGAAAAGGTGGAAAATGCGTCTGAGCCTAAAAGCAAAGGTGAGCCCGAGCCCAGAAGTGAACCTGAGCCTGAGCCTGGAACCGAATCGGAACCAATGACTACAGAGAAGCTGCGAAAGTCCACTTACAGCAGACGATCAGCTGCTGTTTCCACTCCGGCAGCTTTTCCTGATGCGGATAAAGTGGAAACCAGTATTTCCTTTCAAGTGAGCAAGAAGTCGAGCAAGAGTAAGCGGGATGTTAAACAGCAGGAGGAGATTGCAG AAACCGAGGAGCCTGAAGGAGCAGAGGTGGAGCCAACTTTCGAGCCTGAACGCGTCTCAGAGCCGGAACCTACTTCCCTTTCTGAAACCGAATCAACTTCGGAATCTAATTCTGAACCTCTTCCTAACTCGGAACCTATATCTGAGGCTACATCTCAAACTCCCGACGAAGAATCTGAACTCACAACCATTATCCACTCTTTTCGGCACGGCAAACTCGGCCAGCCTGATCCTAATAAAGAACGTTTTTCTGAGTCACAACCTGCTCCTGAACCCTCTTCTGAACCATCGCCCGAACCCACTTCGGAACCGGCTCCTGAACCAAACACCGAACCTTCTCCAGAACCCAATTTTGAACTTGAACCTACTTCCGAACCCGAAACTGAGCCTAAATCCGAGCCTGAGCCTAACTCAGAGCCGGAGCCTAGTGTAAAAACGCACGCTAGTTTAGAGGCCGCACCAATAAGCAAGGGAAATAATGAAG GCGGCGAGAATCTCAACCCTTACACCCCAAGACACGACTTTAACCCCATGGATTGTACTGATATCGTTATCGGCTCCGCCAGGGGTACTGCGAGCCGAATTGGGGATTATTACACTAGAGACCG ATCTACTCCGCACATGGACATCTACTGGGGAGGGAAGAACGATCTGACCGCCGCACTCGGGTTTGAGAAGGACGGCATCACAACCattttatttaggaaaaagtTGGATGCCAAAGAATCTTCAGATCATGCGATTGAGGAGGGTTTGATGCATGTAATTTTCGCGCAGGGACAGGAAAATG GAAAGTACGTCCACGTACCGAAATCAGGGGTCGAGACCTCAAAAGTCTCAATTAAAGATTTCTACAAACCCGACGAGTTGAAGTACCATGGCCACGCCTCCCAACGCGGAGTTTTGACTCTTAACTTCTTCG AAAGTAAAAATGAGGTTAAGCCGGCGGGTGCAGGGGCCACTAATAGATCCGCTCAAAACACGGACTGTGGCGGCGAATGGAAAGTACCCAAGGACTGTGACCCAACCAATTACACGTGCGAGTACTCGGCCAAGTGGGAGCTGGTCCCCCGCAAGGATGAAATTCGTTTTACCATAACAACAAGTCATACGGACACGTGGACGGGTATCGGATTTTCAAATGACGAGCGCATGTCCCAAACCGATGCCATTTTGGGATGGGTAGACAAAACTGGACGACCGTTTTTAATGGACACGTGGATTACGGGATACACTCAGCCGTTCCTTGATGCcagtcaaaatatttataacacgAGCGGTGGGtccatttattttgaaatgttgTATCTTATAGGTGACAATCATGTTCGACATACATCACATATTATTGCAGCCAAAC gttttttctattttgagTTGGTTTTAGGACGCATAATCAACGGAGTGACCACCTTGTCTTTCTCGCGCAAACGCATGACCAACGATCCTAAAGATTTGGCCTTTACCGACGAACAGTGTCTCTTCATGATGTTTCCAGTGCGTGGAGGTGCCTTCAACAGCGTCaacaagaaaataagaaaacacGAGGCGGTTCCGGTGGTCAGTGCAGAAAGAATTTGCATCAGATCGTGCGGAAATGATGAAGTCTATGACTATCAGACTACCACCGAAGTGCCTGGTCTGAGTTACACGGTCGAAGTGAAACTAATCGAATTGGGAGAGAACTTTGTGGCCCCTAAACCAGGATCGGTCCAGTACCACGATCTAAGCAACTCAATTTCCAACAACATTGGGCCAGTTTTTAAGGGCCTCGCCGGTTTCCGGAGGGTGTTGGTGGACGATTTGAGGGC CGAGGATAACAATATTGTAGCGGTGATGAATCTACAGCTCGATAAAGTTGCAGCGGAGAAAGGCCGATCTTTAAACGATCTTGAGGACACTGACGAGCAAGTGCACAAAACTATTCAAGAAAGCGTGGGATCGGGACGTATTGGAAATCTTAAAGTCGATCCGCGGTATCTCGTGTTCGAACCACAGAGCT TAACTACCAATCTGATCGCCAACTCGGATTCCTCGACTGCAAGTTCGGGTTTCTTCGATATGCCCTCCACCAAGCTCTATATCGTGCTCAGTTGCATCGGCGCACTGGTGTTGGTGGCCCTTGTACAGGCCGCCTGCACCGTCTACCGTGCGTCTGGTCGGCGCAACTCCCACCGCCACAAG gACCATTTAATCCCGAACTCGGCCTGGAAAGACTACTCCGCCAATACCAACTACGCCTTTGACTCGTTCGAGCGCGAGGACGTTTCCAAGAAAACCCATCAGAACGGAAAAGCCACCCCACGACCGCGTTCTAACCCTCCTCGTCCTCAAGGGAGACCACCCAGCATACCTCCTCAAGTGCCCCCAGGTGACTCACGCAGCTTACAAAGGCCGCGCAGCGCCATTGTATCCCCAAATGATCGGAGTACGTTCTCTTTACCTCGCACTCAGTACGACCGTCATACCGTAGGGGCGGCAAAAGGTGGCCAAATGCCCGCAGATTTCTACTTTATGCCCTCACAACGCAAATATTCAGGTGAAGTGGTCAGAGTTTATGTGG
- the LOC136341754 gene encoding uncharacterized protein isoform X3, protein MSVIPRVIPLVVLWWYCVVESEGHVALVFPPARKYDLDFLDSSRTKAPCGMPKGNVKTSLLSGSKFNVSWHLGYPHKGGFKIQLLDELERPVLDLTPQVEGSEFVSDDATAQTYQVQLPSDFTCLNCTLRLLRQALEWGSSYRFWSCADVNIKARKEFRESCSNHGRYLLGKCKCDRLYYGSVCQFRDECLENSDCGAQGVCVDIEASTAPQRQCYCQLGWFGPGCNKRSPVKSAEIDFDLYNERKLSDTFKLYWRILKDQRELEAVMVVNGTSYAALGWRPLGLTKSCKNFPQIGPVEKVENASEPKSKGEPEPRSEPEPEPGTESEPMTTEKLRKSTYSRRSAAVSTPAAFPDADKVETSISFQVSKKSSKSKRDVKQQEEIAETEEPEGAEVEPTFEPERVSEPEPTSLSETESTSESNSEPLPNSEPISEATSQTPDEESELTTIIHSFRHGKLGQPDPNKERFSESQPAPEPSSEPSPEPTSEPAPEPNTEPSPEPNFELEPTSEPETEPKSEPEPNSEPEPSVKTHASLEAAPISKGNNEGGENLNPYTPRHDFNPMDCTDIVIGSARGTASRIGDYYTRDRSTPHMDIYWGGKNDLTAALGFEKDGITTILFRKKLDAKESSDHAIEEGLMHVIFAQGQENGKYVHVPKSGVETSKVSIKDFYKPDELKYHGHASQRGVLTLNFFESKNEVKPAGAGATNRSAQNTDCGGEWKVPKDCDPTNYTCEYSAKWELVPRKDEIRFTITTSHTDTWTGIGFSNDERMSQTDAILGWVDKTGRPFLMDTWITGYTQPFLDASQNIYNTSGGSIYFEMLYLIGDNHVRHTSHIIAAKRFFYFELVLGRIINGVTTLSFSRKRMTNDPKDLAFTDEQCLFMMFPVRGGAFNSVNKKIRKHEAVPVVSAERICIRSCGNDEVYDYQTTTEVPGLSYTVEVKLIELGENFVAPKPGSVQYHDLSNSISNNIGPVFKGLAGFRRVLVDDLRAEDNNIVAVMNLQLDKVAAEKGRSLNDLEDTDEQVHKTIQESVGSGRIGNLKVDPRYLVFEPQSLTTNLIANSDSSTASSGFFDMPSTKLYIVLSCIGALVLVALVQAACTVYRASGRRNSHRHKRVYSVQLDPGYFYEPHWGSSALHPIRYNVNGAHRQQRGMW, encoded by the exons gCAACGTAAAGACCTCCCTTTTATCTGGCAGCAAATTCAATGTGTCCTGGCACTTGGGTTACCCCCATAAG GGGGGCTTCAAGATTCAGCTGCTTGATGAGTTAGAGAGACCGGTCCTGGATCTTACGCCTCAAGTGGAGGGCTCTGAGTTCGTCTCTGATGATGCCac AGCTCAAACGTATCAAGTCCAGCTGCCCAGTGATTTTACCTGCCTCAACTGTACCCTCAGATTGCTCAGGCAGGCTTTAGAGTGGGGATCGAGCTACCGGTTTTGGTCTTGCGCAGATGTCAACATAAAAGCCC GTAAAGAATTCCGCGAATCCTGCAGCAACCACGGCCGTTATCTACTGGGTAAATGTAAATGCGACCGTCTTTATTACGGCTCCGTCTGTCAATTTCGCGACGAATGCCTAGAAAACAGCGATTGCGGCGCACAGGGCGTCTGCGTAGACATCGAAGCCAGCACGGCACCCCAGCGACAGTGCTACTGTCAACTAGGGTGGTTCGGTCCTGGCTGTAACAAGCGTTCCCCGGTTAAATCCGCCGAAATCGACTTCGATCTATACAACGAGCGCAAGCTCTCAGACACGTTCAAGCTTTACTGGAGAATTTTGAAAGATCAGCGCGAATTGGAAGCCGTTATGGTCGTGAATGGGACGAGCTATGCAGCCTTAGGATGGAGGCCCTTGGGACTGACCAAAAGttgcaaaaattttcctcAGATTGGTCCAGTTGAAAAGGTGGAAAATGCGTCTGAGCCTAAAAGCAAAGGTGAGCCCGAGCCCAGAAGTGAACCTGAGCCTGAGCCTGGAACCGAATCGGAACCAATGACTACAGAGAAGCTGCGAAAGTCCACTTACAGCAGACGATCAGCTGCTGTTTCCACTCCGGCAGCTTTTCCTGATGCGGATAAAGTGGAAACCAGTATTTCCTTTCAAGTGAGCAAGAAGTCGAGCAAGAGTAAGCGGGATGTTAAACAGCAGGAGGAGATTGCAG AAACCGAGGAGCCTGAAGGAGCAGAGGTGGAGCCAACTTTCGAGCCTGAACGCGTCTCAGAGCCGGAACCTACTTCCCTTTCTGAAACCGAATCAACTTCGGAATCTAATTCTGAACCTCTTCCTAACTCGGAACCTATATCTGAGGCTACATCTCAAACTCCCGACGAAGAATCTGAACTCACAACCATTATCCACTCTTTTCGGCACGGCAAACTCGGCCAGCCTGATCCTAATAAAGAACGTTTTTCTGAGTCACAACCTGCTCCTGAACCCTCTTCTGAACCATCGCCCGAACCCACTTCGGAACCGGCTCCTGAACCAAACACCGAACCTTCTCCAGAACCCAATTTTGAACTTGAACCTACTTCCGAACCCGAAACTGAGCCTAAATCCGAGCCTGAGCCTAACTCAGAGCCGGAGCCTAGTGTAAAAACGCACGCTAGTTTAGAGGCCGCACCAATAAGCAAGGGAAATAATGAAG GCGGCGAGAATCTCAACCCTTACACCCCAAGACACGACTTTAACCCCATGGATTGTACTGATATCGTTATCGGCTCCGCCAGGGGTACTGCGAGCCGAATTGGGGATTATTACACTAGAGACCG ATCTACTCCGCACATGGACATCTACTGGGGAGGGAAGAACGATCTGACCGCCGCACTCGGGTTTGAGAAGGACGGCATCACAACCattttatttaggaaaaagtTGGATGCCAAAGAATCTTCAGATCATGCGATTGAGGAGGGTTTGATGCATGTAATTTTCGCGCAGGGACAGGAAAATG GAAAGTACGTCCACGTACCGAAATCAGGGGTCGAGACCTCAAAAGTCTCAATTAAAGATTTCTACAAACCCGACGAGTTGAAGTACCATGGCCACGCCTCCCAACGCGGAGTTTTGACTCTTAACTTCTTCG AAAGTAAAAATGAGGTTAAGCCGGCGGGTGCAGGGGCCACTAATAGATCCGCTCAAAACACGGACTGTGGCGGCGAATGGAAAGTACCCAAGGACTGTGACCCAACCAATTACACGTGCGAGTACTCGGCCAAGTGGGAGCTGGTCCCCCGCAAGGATGAAATTCGTTTTACCATAACAACAAGTCATACGGACACGTGGACGGGTATCGGATTTTCAAATGACGAGCGCATGTCCCAAACCGATGCCATTTTGGGATGGGTAGACAAAACTGGACGACCGTTTTTAATGGACACGTGGATTACGGGATACACTCAGCCGTTCCTTGATGCcagtcaaaatatttataacacgAGCGGTGGGtccatttattttgaaatgttgTATCTTATAGGTGACAATCATGTTCGACATACATCACATATTATTGCAGCCAAAC gttttttctattttgagTTGGTTTTAGGACGCATAATCAACGGAGTGACCACCTTGTCTTTCTCGCGCAAACGCATGACCAACGATCCTAAAGATTTGGCCTTTACCGACGAACAGTGTCTCTTCATGATGTTTCCAGTGCGTGGAGGTGCCTTCAACAGCGTCaacaagaaaataagaaaacacGAGGCGGTTCCGGTGGTCAGTGCAGAAAGAATTTGCATCAGATCGTGCGGAAATGATGAAGTCTATGACTATCAGACTACCACCGAAGTGCCTGGTCTGAGTTACACGGTCGAAGTGAAACTAATCGAATTGGGAGAGAACTTTGTGGCCCCTAAACCAGGATCGGTCCAGTACCACGATCTAAGCAACTCAATTTCCAACAACATTGGGCCAGTTTTTAAGGGCCTCGCCGGTTTCCGGAGGGTGTTGGTGGACGATTTGAGGGC CGAGGATAACAATATTGTAGCGGTGATGAATCTACAGCTCGATAAAGTTGCAGCGGAGAAAGGCCGATCTTTAAACGATCTTGAGGACACTGACGAGCAAGTGCACAAAACTATTCAAGAAAGCGTGGGATCGGGACGTATTGGAAATCTTAAAGTCGATCCGCGGTATCTCGTGTTCGAACCACAGAGCT TAACTACCAATCTGATCGCCAACTCGGATTCCTCGACTGCAAGTTCGGGTTTCTTCGATATGCCCTCCACCAAGCTCTATATCGTGCTCAGTTGCATCGGCGCACTGGTGTTGGTGGCCCTTGTACAGGCCGCCTGCACCGTCTACCGTGCGTCTGGTCGGCGCAACTCCCACCGCCACAAG AGGGTGTACAGCGTGCAACTGGACCCGGGCTACTTCTACGAACCCCACTGGGGTTCGTCCGCGCTCCACCCCATCCGCTATAACGTAAACGGGGCGCATCGCCAACAAAGGGGGATGTGGTAG
- the LOC136341754 gene encoding uncharacterized protein isoform X2, translating to MSVIPRVIPLVVLWWYCVVESEGHVALVFPPARKYDLDFLDSSRTKAPCGMPKGNVKTSLLSGSKFNVSWHLGYPHKGGFKIQLLDELERPVLDLTPQVEGSEFVSDDATAQTYQVQLPSDFTCLNCTLRLLRQALEWGSSYRFWSCADVNIKARKEFRESCSNHGRYLLGKCKCDRLYYGSVCQFRDECLENSDCGAQGVCVDIEASTAPQRQCYCQLGWFGPGCNKRSPVKSAEIDFDLYNERKLSDTFKLYWRILKDQRELEAVMVVNGTSYAALGWRPLGLTKSCKNFPQIGPVEKVENASEPKSKGEPEPRSEPEPEPGTESEPMTTEKLRKSTYSRRSAAVSTPAAFPDADKVETSISFQVSKKSSKSKRDVKQQEEIAETEEPEGAEVEPTFEPERVSEPEPTSLSETESTSESNSEPLPNSEPISEATSQTPDEESELTTIIHSFRHGKLGQPDPNKERFSESQPAPEPSSEPSPEPTSEPAPEPNTEPSPEPNFELEPTSEPETEPKSEPEPNSEPEPSVKTHASLEAAPISKGNNEGGENLNPYTPRHDFNPMDCTDIVIGSARGTASRIGDYYTRDRSTPHMDIYWGGKNDLTAALGFEKDGITTILFRKKLDAKESSDHAIEEGLMHVIFAQGQENGKYVHVPKSGVETSKVSIKDFYKPDELKYHGHASQRGVLTLNFFESKNEVKPAGAGATNRSAQNTDCGGEWKVPKDCDPTNYTCEYSAKWELVPRKDEIRFTITTSHTDTWTGIGFSNDERMSQTDAILGWVDKTGRPFLMDTWITGYTQPFLDASQNIYNTSGRIINGVTTLSFSRKRMTNDPKDLAFTDEQCLFMMFPVRGGAFNSVNKKIRKHEAVPVVSAERICIRSCGNDEVYDYQTTTEVPGLSYTVEVKLIELGENFVAPKPGSVQYHDLSNSISNNIGPVFKGLAGFRRVLVDDLRAEDNNIVAVMNLQLDKVAAEKGRSLNDLEDTDEQVHKTIQESVGSGRIGNLKVDPRYLVFEPQSLTTNLIANSDSSTASSGFFDMPSTKLYIVLSCIGALVLVALVQAACTVYRASGRRNSHRHKDHLIPNSAWKDYSANTNYAFDSFEREDVSKKTHQNGKATPRPRSNPPRPQGRPPSIPPQVPPGDSRSLQRPRSAIVSPNDRSTFSLPRTQYDRHTVGAAKGGQMPADFYFMPSQRKYSGEVVRVYVDYNGQKREY from the exons gCAACGTAAAGACCTCCCTTTTATCTGGCAGCAAATTCAATGTGTCCTGGCACTTGGGTTACCCCCATAAG GGGGGCTTCAAGATTCAGCTGCTTGATGAGTTAGAGAGACCGGTCCTGGATCTTACGCCTCAAGTGGAGGGCTCTGAGTTCGTCTCTGATGATGCCac AGCTCAAACGTATCAAGTCCAGCTGCCCAGTGATTTTACCTGCCTCAACTGTACCCTCAGATTGCTCAGGCAGGCTTTAGAGTGGGGATCGAGCTACCGGTTTTGGTCTTGCGCAGATGTCAACATAAAAGCCC GTAAAGAATTCCGCGAATCCTGCAGCAACCACGGCCGTTATCTACTGGGTAAATGTAAATGCGACCGTCTTTATTACGGCTCCGTCTGTCAATTTCGCGACGAATGCCTAGAAAACAGCGATTGCGGCGCACAGGGCGTCTGCGTAGACATCGAAGCCAGCACGGCACCCCAGCGACAGTGCTACTGTCAACTAGGGTGGTTCGGTCCTGGCTGTAACAAGCGTTCCCCGGTTAAATCCGCCGAAATCGACTTCGATCTATACAACGAGCGCAAGCTCTCAGACACGTTCAAGCTTTACTGGAGAATTTTGAAAGATCAGCGCGAATTGGAAGCCGTTATGGTCGTGAATGGGACGAGCTATGCAGCCTTAGGATGGAGGCCCTTGGGACTGACCAAAAGttgcaaaaattttcctcAGATTGGTCCAGTTGAAAAGGTGGAAAATGCGTCTGAGCCTAAAAGCAAAGGTGAGCCCGAGCCCAGAAGTGAACCTGAGCCTGAGCCTGGAACCGAATCGGAACCAATGACTACAGAGAAGCTGCGAAAGTCCACTTACAGCAGACGATCAGCTGCTGTTTCCACTCCGGCAGCTTTTCCTGATGCGGATAAAGTGGAAACCAGTATTTCCTTTCAAGTGAGCAAGAAGTCGAGCAAGAGTAAGCGGGATGTTAAACAGCAGGAGGAGATTGCAG AAACCGAGGAGCCTGAAGGAGCAGAGGTGGAGCCAACTTTCGAGCCTGAACGCGTCTCAGAGCCGGAACCTACTTCCCTTTCTGAAACCGAATCAACTTCGGAATCTAATTCTGAACCTCTTCCTAACTCGGAACCTATATCTGAGGCTACATCTCAAACTCCCGACGAAGAATCTGAACTCACAACCATTATCCACTCTTTTCGGCACGGCAAACTCGGCCAGCCTGATCCTAATAAAGAACGTTTTTCTGAGTCACAACCTGCTCCTGAACCCTCTTCTGAACCATCGCCCGAACCCACTTCGGAACCGGCTCCTGAACCAAACACCGAACCTTCTCCAGAACCCAATTTTGAACTTGAACCTACTTCCGAACCCGAAACTGAGCCTAAATCCGAGCCTGAGCCTAACTCAGAGCCGGAGCCTAGTGTAAAAACGCACGCTAGTTTAGAGGCCGCACCAATAAGCAAGGGAAATAATGAAG GCGGCGAGAATCTCAACCCTTACACCCCAAGACACGACTTTAACCCCATGGATTGTACTGATATCGTTATCGGCTCCGCCAGGGGTACTGCGAGCCGAATTGGGGATTATTACACTAGAGACCG ATCTACTCCGCACATGGACATCTACTGGGGAGGGAAGAACGATCTGACCGCCGCACTCGGGTTTGAGAAGGACGGCATCACAACCattttatttaggaaaaagtTGGATGCCAAAGAATCTTCAGATCATGCGATTGAGGAGGGTTTGATGCATGTAATTTTCGCGCAGGGACAGGAAAATG GAAAGTACGTCCACGTACCGAAATCAGGGGTCGAGACCTCAAAAGTCTCAATTAAAGATTTCTACAAACCCGACGAGTTGAAGTACCATGGCCACGCCTCCCAACGCGGAGTTTTGACTCTTAACTTCTTCG AAAGTAAAAATGAGGTTAAGCCGGCGGGTGCAGGGGCCACTAATAGATCCGCTCAAAACACGGACTGTGGCGGCGAATGGAAAGTACCCAAGGACTGTGACCCAACCAATTACACGTGCGAGTACTCGGCCAAGTGGGAGCTGGTCCCCCGCAAGGATGAAATTCGTTTTACCATAACAACAAGTCATACGGACACGTGGACGGGTATCGGATTTTCAAATGACGAGCGCATGTCCCAAACCGATGCCATTTTGGGATGGGTAGACAAAACTGGACGACCGTTTTTAATGGACACGTGGATTACGGGATACACTCAGCCGTTCCTTGATGCcagtcaaaatatttataacacgAGCG GACGCATAATCAACGGAGTGACCACCTTGTCTTTCTCGCGCAAACGCATGACCAACGATCCTAAAGATTTGGCCTTTACCGACGAACAGTGTCTCTTCATGATGTTTCCAGTGCGTGGAGGTGCCTTCAACAGCGTCaacaagaaaataagaaaacacGAGGCGGTTCCGGTGGTCAGTGCAGAAAGAATTTGCATCAGATCGTGCGGAAATGATGAAGTCTATGACTATCAGACTACCACCGAAGTGCCTGGTCTGAGTTACACGGTCGAAGTGAAACTAATCGAATTGGGAGAGAACTTTGTGGCCCCTAAACCAGGATCGGTCCAGTACCACGATCTAAGCAACTCAATTTCCAACAACATTGGGCCAGTTTTTAAGGGCCTCGCCGGTTTCCGGAGGGTGTTGGTGGACGATTTGAGGGC CGAGGATAACAATATTGTAGCGGTGATGAATCTACAGCTCGATAAAGTTGCAGCGGAGAAAGGCCGATCTTTAAACGATCTTGAGGACACTGACGAGCAAGTGCACAAAACTATTCAAGAAAGCGTGGGATCGGGACGTATTGGAAATCTTAAAGTCGATCCGCGGTATCTCGTGTTCGAACCACAGAGCT TAACTACCAATCTGATCGCCAACTCGGATTCCTCGACTGCAAGTTCGGGTTTCTTCGATATGCCCTCCACCAAGCTCTATATCGTGCTCAGTTGCATCGGCGCACTGGTGTTGGTGGCCCTTGTACAGGCCGCCTGCACCGTCTACCGTGCGTCTGGTCGGCGCAACTCCCACCGCCACAAG gACCATTTAATCCCGAACTCGGCCTGGAAAGACTACTCCGCCAATACCAACTACGCCTTTGACTCGTTCGAGCGCGAGGACGTTTCCAAGAAAACCCATCAGAACGGAAAAGCCACCCCACGACCGCGTTCTAACCCTCCTCGTCCTCAAGGGAGACCACCCAGCATACCTCCTCAAGTGCCCCCAGGTGACTCACGCAGCTTACAAAGGCCGCGCAGCGCCATTGTATCCCCAAATGATCGGAGTACGTTCTCTTTACCTCGCACTCAGTACGACCGTCATACCGTAGGGGCGGCAAAAGGTGGCCAAATGCCCGCAGATTTCTACTTTATGCCCTCACAACGCAAATATTCAGGTGAAGTGGTCAGAGTTTATGTGG